The following proteins come from a genomic window of Frankia casuarinae:
- a CDS encoding GDP-mannose 4,6-dehydratase, which translates to MPRALITGITGQDGLYLGELLTAKGYEVFGLVRGQSNPKVATVERLVPGVVLLEGDLTDLPSLIGAVEISQPDEVYNLGAISFVGLSWKQAELTGETTGMGVLRVLEALRIAGGNDMSGVRFYQASSSEMFGKVRETPQRESTPFHPRSPYGVAKTFGHYLTVNYRESYGAFACSGLLFNHESPRRGIEFVTRKISRAVARISLGLQDSLSLGNLESRRDWGFAGDYVEAMWRMLQQDAPDDYVVATGETHSIRELLDVAFGRVGISDWSGFVRQDPRFFRPAEVDVLVGDSSKAREVLGWKPRVGFEELVAMMVDADVATETESAARDGLAAPAGRAGAARPAGPTVVDQPRGGSDRSGVRS; encoded by the coding sequence GTGCCTCGCGCGCTGATTACCGGGATTACCGGTCAGGACGGGTTGTATCTGGGTGAGTTGCTGACCGCGAAGGGTTATGAGGTGTTCGGGTTGGTGCGGGGGCAGTCGAACCCGAAGGTGGCGACGGTGGAGCGGCTGGTGCCGGGGGTGGTGTTGTTGGAGGGGGATCTGACGGATCTTCCGTCGTTGATCGGGGCGGTGGAGATCTCGCAGCCGGACGAGGTGTACAACCTGGGGGCGATCTCGTTCGTGGGGTTGTCGTGGAAGCAGGCGGAGCTGACCGGGGAGACGACGGGGATGGGGGTGCTGCGGGTTCTGGAGGCGTTGCGGATCGCGGGTGGTAACGACATGTCGGGGGTGCGGTTCTATCAGGCGTCGTCGTCGGAGATGTTCGGGAAGGTGCGGGAGACGCCGCAGCGGGAGTCGACGCCGTTTCATCCGCGGTCGCCGTACGGGGTGGCGAAGACGTTTGGTCACTATCTGACGGTGAATTATCGGGAGTCGTACGGGGCGTTCGCGTGTTCGGGGTTGTTGTTTAATCACGAGTCGCCGCGGCGGGGGATCGAGTTCGTGACCCGGAAGATCTCGCGGGCGGTGGCGCGGATTTCGTTGGGGTTGCAGGACTCGTTGTCGTTGGGGAATCTGGAGTCGCGGCGGGACTGGGGTTTCGCGGGGGATTACGTGGAGGCGATGTGGCGGATGCTGCAGCAGGACGCGCCGGACGATTATGTGGTGGCGACCGGGGAGACGCACAGTATCCGGGAGTTGTTGGATGTGGCGTTCGGGCGGGTGGGGATCTCGGACTGGTCGGGGTTCGTGCGGCAGGATCCCCGGTTTTTCCGGCCGGCTGAGGTGGATGTGCTGGTGGGGGATTCGTCGAAGGCGCGGGAGGTGTTGGGGTGGAAGCCGCGGGTGGGGTTCGAGGAGTTGGTGGCGATGATGGTGGACGCCGACGTCGCCACCGAGACGGAATCGGCCGCGCGCGACGGGCTCGCGGCCCCCGCCGGGCGGGCTGGGGCGGCCCGTCCCGCCGGGCCTACCGTCGTCGACCAGCCGCGCGGCGGATCGGATCGTTCCGGGGTCCGCTCGTGA
- the wecB gene encoding non-hydrolyzing UDP-N-acetylglucosamine 2-epimerase, protein MLAESGLAPRPHAVVVAGARPNFIKIKPILDALDAEGFRTTLVHTGQHYDEAMSEVFFADLGLRPPDHHLAAGSGSHAVQTAAVMTSFEPLLDRLAPEIVVVVGDVNSTLACALVAAKAGVPVAHVEAGLRSGDRSMPEEINRVVTDHVCDQLFATSPDAVEHLYREGLPPRAVHLVGNVMVDTLLACRDEALGRPTLTELGLHPGGYGLVTMHRPANVDDPDVLAGLLGALGEIAVRCPLVFPAHPRTAARLAGMLPPGVRLLGPVGYLDSLALQAGARLVLTDSGGVQEESTVLGVPCLTLRDSTERPLTVTEGTNRVVGRDRRVVVTAAFDTLERPPAPRRPALWDGHAARRIARILARVVAPPPEPGRPGAPDPAIRPPTQDTASHLPLSM, encoded by the coding sequence ATGCTCGCCGAGTCCGGGCTCGCGCCGAGGCCGCACGCGGTGGTCGTGGCCGGGGCGCGGCCGAACTTCATCAAGATCAAGCCGATTCTGGACGCCCTCGACGCGGAGGGTTTCCGGACCACGCTCGTGCACACCGGACAGCACTATGACGAGGCGATGAGCGAGGTGTTCTTCGCCGATCTCGGGCTGCGCCCCCCTGACCATCACCTCGCGGCCGGATCGGGCTCCCACGCCGTGCAGACGGCCGCGGTCATGACGTCGTTCGAGCCGTTGCTCGACCGGCTTGCCCCGGAGATCGTCGTCGTGGTCGGCGATGTCAACTCAACTCTGGCCTGTGCGCTCGTCGCGGCGAAGGCGGGCGTGCCCGTTGCCCACGTGGAGGCGGGACTGCGTAGCGGTGACCGGTCCATGCCCGAGGAGATCAACCGTGTTGTCACCGACCACGTGTGCGACCAGCTGTTCGCGACCTCACCGGACGCGGTGGAGCATCTGTACCGGGAGGGCCTGCCCCCCCGGGCGGTCCATCTCGTCGGCAACGTCATGGTGGACACCCTCCTGGCGTGCCGGGACGAGGCGCTGGGCCGGCCGACGCTGACCGAGCTCGGCCTGCACCCGGGCGGGTACGGCCTGGTGACCATGCACCGGCCCGCCAACGTCGACGATCCGGACGTGCTCGCCGGGCTGCTCGGGGCGCTCGGGGAGATCGCGGTGCGCTGCCCGCTGGTCTTCCCGGCGCATCCCCGTACGGCGGCGCGGCTGGCCGGGATGCTCCCTCCGGGGGTTCGGCTGCTCGGACCCGTGGGCTATCTCGACTCCCTGGCGTTGCAGGCCGGGGCGCGTCTCGTGCTCACCGATTCCGGCGGCGTGCAGGAGGAGTCCACCGTGCTGGGAGTACCATGCCTGACGCTCCGTGACTCGACGGAACGTCCATTGACTGTTACCGAGGGTACCAACCGGGTGGTGGGTCGGGACCGGAGGGTGGTGGTCACGGCCGCGTTCGACACCCTGGAGCGGCCGCCTGCGCCCCGGCGTCCGGCCTTGTGGGACGGCCACGCCGCCCGCCGCATCGCGCGAATTCTGGCCCGGGTGGTCGCCCCCCCGCCGGAACCGGGCCGTCCGGGCGCACCGGATCCGGCGATCCGTCCGCCGACCCAGGACACAGCTAGCCACCTACCTCTCTCTATGTAA
- a CDS encoding nucleotide sugar dehydrogenase, with the protein MTSKKLVVVGQGYVGLPLAMRAVDVGWRVVGVDVDESRVARLAAARSYVEDIPDRQLVAALGSGRYEPTSDYARAAAFDVAVITVPTPLREGAPDLSYIVGAARSLAPLVRPGVTVILESTTYPGTTEELFAPLLTEGSGLHPGIDFHLGYSPERIDPGNRVWNLVNTPKVVSGVHEDSLAAVSAFYDTVVERTVPVGSTRTAELTKLLENTFRHVNIALVNELAMFAHELGVDVWEAIDAASTKPFGYLRFTPGPGVGGHCLPIDPSYLSWRVRRSLGRSFRFVELANDINDHMPDHVVRRVTEMLNTRRRSVAGSRILLLGLAYKKNTGDARESPATRVATLLADLGAHVRAADPHVDAARLPPRVTLVEVDAGELAAADLVVLLVDHDAFDRDQVARHACAVLDTRHWLPTHDRGRRPVAAGGGHPLIPAQVARHDELAFAVEPL; encoded by the coding sequence ATGACTTCGAAGAAGCTGGTGGTCGTCGGGCAGGGATACGTCGGTCTCCCGCTCGCGATGCGGGCGGTCGATGTGGGTTGGCGGGTCGTCGGGGTGGACGTGGACGAGAGCCGTGTCGCCCGGCTGGCCGCCGCGCGGTCCTACGTCGAGGACATCCCCGACAGGCAGCTCGTGGCAGCGTTGGGGTCGGGCCGGTACGAGCCGACGTCGGACTACGCCCGCGCCGCGGCGTTCGACGTCGCGGTGATCACTGTCCCTACCCCGTTGCGGGAGGGGGCTCCCGACCTGTCCTACATCGTGGGCGCGGCGCGCAGCCTCGCGCCGCTGGTCCGGCCGGGCGTGACCGTGATCCTGGAGTCGACGACCTATCCGGGGACGACCGAGGAGCTGTTCGCCCCGCTGCTCACCGAGGGTTCCGGTCTGCACCCTGGTATCGACTTCCATCTCGGCTACTCGCCGGAGCGGATCGATCCGGGTAACCGGGTGTGGAACCTGGTGAACACCCCCAAGGTCGTCTCCGGGGTGCACGAGGACTCCCTGGCGGCCGTGAGCGCCTTCTACGACACCGTGGTCGAGCGGACGGTTCCGGTCGGCTCGACCCGGACCGCCGAACTCACCAAACTGCTGGAGAACACCTTCCGGCATGTCAACATCGCGCTGGTGAACGAACTGGCGATGTTCGCGCACGAACTCGGCGTCGACGTGTGGGAGGCGATCGACGCGGCCTCCACCAAGCCGTTCGGGTATCTGCGGTTCACTCCCGGCCCGGGGGTCGGCGGCCACTGCCTGCCCATCGACCCGTCGTACCTGTCCTGGCGGGTGCGCCGCAGCCTCGGCCGCAGCTTCCGATTCGTCGAGCTCGCCAACGACATCAACGACCACATGCCTGACCACGTGGTGCGGCGGGTCACCGAGATGCTCAACACCCGGCGACGGTCGGTCGCGGGCAGCCGCATCCTGCTGCTGGGACTCGCCTACAAGAAGAACACCGGGGATGCGCGCGAGTCGCCCGCGACGCGGGTGGCCACCCTGCTCGCCGACCTCGGTGCCCACGTGCGAGCGGCGGACCCGCACGTCGACGCGGCCCGGCTGCCGCCCCGGGTGACCCTGGTGGAGGTGGATGCGGGAGAGCTTGCGGCCGCGGATCTGGTGGTGCTCCTGGTCGACCACGACGCCTTCGACCGTGACCAGGTGGCACGGCATGCCTGTGCGGTCCTCGACACCCGGCACTGGCTGCCCACGCACGACCGGGGCCGCCGGCCGGTGGCGGCAGGCGGGGGACACCCGCTGATACCGGCGCAGGTCGCGCGGCACGACGAGCTTGCGTTCGCCGTGGAACCCCTGTGA
- a CDS encoding glycosyltransferase, translated as MRVVATDAWFHHRPSGWRRRGPITVLKVLNRMERSGIHPGAVNLLRRLDQDEFRLLFAVTSGAAGAFDGEIRALGGEVYHCRADWRFPWSFLRLLRQVRPDVVQAEVVQADVTILSGVVLALARLGGVRRRVAYLADAPDRHGDSLGGRVRRIVGRLLLDRFATHLVAVSEAVMRGLWRENWRLDSRCRVIYHGVELEPVGVAIAARRRAEELAEDDQELVTIVHVACPDSAKSRDRAVEILAALRGRSVNARLLFVGRQDAAETARLVALASRRGVADHVEFIGEVLEIPRLLVAASLLLVTSRHEGLTGIVLEACAVGTPVLCADLPGVDEIARLLPGVTILPLRISDAVWADTAEMLTAVPPTIDQRREAMRLLRRSPFTMEHWQRDITAVWS; from the coding sequence ATGCGGGTCGTCGCCACCGACGCGTGGTTCCATCACCGGCCGAGTGGGTGGCGGCGCCGGGGCCCGATAACGGTGCTGAAGGTGCTGAACCGGATGGAGCGCTCCGGCATTCATCCGGGGGCCGTGAACCTGCTCCGCCGCCTCGACCAGGACGAGTTCCGGCTGTTGTTCGCGGTGACGTCCGGCGCGGCAGGAGCGTTCGACGGTGAGATCCGGGCGCTCGGCGGCGAGGTGTACCACTGCCGGGCCGACTGGCGCTTTCCATGGTCCTTCCTGAGGCTGCTGCGCCAGGTACGCCCGGACGTGGTGCAGGCGGAGGTGGTGCAGGCGGACGTGACGATCCTCTCCGGGGTGGTCCTCGCGCTGGCCCGGCTCGGGGGGGTTCGGCGCCGCGTCGCCTACCTCGCCGATGCCCCGGACCGGCACGGCGACAGCCTGGGCGGCCGGGTGCGGCGGATCGTCGGCCGGTTGCTGCTCGACCGGTTCGCCACCCATCTGGTCGCGGTGAGCGAGGCGGTGATGCGGGGTCTGTGGCGGGAGAACTGGCGGCTCGACTCCCGTTGCCGCGTCATCTACCACGGCGTCGAGCTGGAACCGGTCGGCGTCGCCATCGCGGCCCGCCGCCGCGCGGAGGAACTCGCCGAGGACGATCAGGAGCTTGTCACCATCGTCCACGTTGCCTGCCCGGATTCGGCGAAGAGCCGGGACCGGGCCGTGGAGATTCTCGCGGCGCTGCGGGGGCGGTCTGTGAACGCCCGGCTCCTCTTCGTGGGTCGTCAGGATGCCGCCGAGACGGCCCGGCTGGTCGCGCTGGCGTCTCGACGTGGCGTCGCTGACCACGTCGAGTTCATCGGCGAGGTTCTTGAGATCCCACGCCTGCTGGTCGCGGCCTCGCTGCTGCTGGTCACCTCCCGCCACGAGGGCCTGACCGGCATCGTGCTCGAGGCCTGCGCGGTCGGGACGCCCGTGCTCTGCGCGGACCTGCCCGGGGTCGACGAGATCGCCCGGCTGCTCCCCGGCGTGACGATCCTGCCGCTGCGTATCTCCGACGCGGTCTGGGCCGACACCGCCGAGATGCTCACCGCCGTTCCCCCGACCATTGATCAGCGCCGGGAGGCGATGCGTCTGCTGCGCCGGTCCCCGTTCACGATGGAGCACTGGCAACGCGACATCACGGCGGTGTGGTCGTAG
- a CDS encoding glycosyltransferase, producing MKIVTLLEAGDGPRWPVAHAVAERESGDRVIVLMPPPDHVDSPLARELTAGGVEVVASPVPHRGASIRRQAGGILRLRAELAALGADVVHYHHYASAVAARLATVGTTITRVYMVANPLHLDHPLIRPVERVLCRLDHLLIAPTSDVRCRYAALGQPVRRLRTVSYGVDLDRFTPADDRERRAVRTDLDLPENGFVAVRVAHFHPPGRLVHPGRGVAGHEVLLAAWSRFVELGGRGTLILVDGAPEGGEDVAGRRNEAAVRYRERVRVWAGALPGAAAVRWVHGVRDVRPYYAAADVNVVSSWVEDYGAIGVASACGVPTVATRVGAISELVDDETGWLVAPGDAVAVAECLTDAAAGRRTPAARDRGFAARARAEKLLDRRSLSQDVVAALHEAVRGARSWHACSGPGRSVPGCTGDRKNEFTRRWGDYCRTFRRCGQGPPAASATVSSVK from the coding sequence ATGAAGATAGTCACCTTGCTCGAGGCGGGGGACGGCCCGCGGTGGCCCGTCGCGCACGCCGTAGCCGAAAGGGAGAGCGGGGACCGCGTCATCGTCCTGATGCCCCCGCCCGACCACGTCGACAGTCCACTGGCCCGGGAGTTGACCGCGGGCGGCGTGGAGGTCGTCGCGAGCCCCGTGCCGCACCGGGGAGCGTCGATCCGCCGTCAGGCCGGTGGGATTCTCCGGCTGCGGGCGGAGCTGGCCGCGCTCGGGGCGGACGTCGTCCACTACCACCACTACGCCTCGGCGGTGGCCGCCCGCCTCGCCACCGTGGGCACCACGATCACCCGCGTGTACATGGTCGCGAACCCTCTGCACCTGGACCACCCGCTGATCCGGCCGGTCGAGCGGGTGCTCTGTCGGCTCGATCACCTGCTGATCGCGCCGACCTCCGACGTCCGGTGCCGCTACGCCGCGCTCGGCCAGCCGGTGCGCCGCCTGCGCACCGTGTCCTACGGCGTGGATCTGGACCGGTTCACGCCGGCGGACGACCGGGAGCGCCGGGCGGTCCGGACGGATCTCGATCTGCCCGAGAACGGGTTCGTGGCGGTGCGGGTGGCGCACTTCCACCCGCCCGGTCGTCTTGTCCATCCGGGCCGGGGGGTGGCGGGCCACGAGGTACTGCTGGCGGCCTGGTCGCGGTTCGTCGAGCTGGGCGGTCGCGGCACCCTGATCCTCGTTGACGGGGCTCCCGAGGGCGGGGAGGACGTCGCCGGTCGGCGCAACGAGGCCGCGGTCCGTTACCGCGAGCGGGTCCGGGTCTGGGCCGGGGCGCTTCCCGGCGCGGCGGCGGTGCGCTGGGTGCACGGTGTCCGCGACGTGCGGCCGTACTACGCCGCCGCCGATGTGAACGTGGTGTCCTCCTGGGTGGAGGACTACGGCGCCATCGGGGTGGCGTCGGCCTGCGGGGTACCGACCGTGGCGACGCGGGTCGGGGCGATCAGCGAGCTGGTGGACGACGAGACCGGCTGGCTGGTGGCACCCGGCGACGCGGTGGCGGTGGCGGAGTGTCTCACCGACGCCGCGGCCGGCCGGCGGACACCCGCCGCGCGCGACCGAGGCTTCGCCGCGCGGGCACGGGCCGAGAAGCTGCTGGATCGCCGGTCGTTGAGCCAGGACGTCGTCGCTGCCCTGCACGAGGCCGTGCGCGGCGCGCGGTCGTGGCACGCGTGCTCCGGCCCGGGCCGGAGCGTGCCGGGATGCACCGGGGACCGAAAGAACGAGTTCACCCGCAGGTGGGGTGATTATTGCCGAACATTCCGCCGTTGTGGGCAGGGGCCGCCGGCAGCTTCCGCTACTGTTAGCAGTGTTAAGTAA